In a genomic window of Helianthus annuus cultivar XRQ/B chromosome 10, HanXRQr2.0-SUNRISE, whole genome shotgun sequence:
- the LOC110885238 gene encoding probable linoleate 9S-lipoxygenase 5, protein MQTAVYIHLYITFTNKPSPLNLINQYVQNIITDYFLSLYFLKKQVMGVMNMMPCVKNTNNKSVHESEMSMKKPIKGTVVLMKKNVLDVKDFGASFFDWVYETIFHKRVSIQLISSTHCDPSNGSNGKIGKAAFIEDWTTKKTAVAAGEASFSVTFEWDESMGVPGAFLIKNHHRRQFYLKTVELEHVPGHDGTIHFVCNSWVYPTHRYSYDRVFFSNQAYLPSFTPEPLLHYRKQELINLRGTGSGMLKEWDRVYDYAYYNDLGAPDKGPDYVRPVLGGSQEYPYPRRGRTGREPTKTDPNSEKRLFLLSLNIYVPRDERFNHIKFSDFLGYAAKSIGQVVRPEVKAVFDRTPNEFDSFDDVMKLYKGWFNLPKHTVKKIRKHTNLELVRELLRNDGEKPFTFPMPDVIKENEFAWRTDEEFGREMVAGVNPVVIRRLEEFPPASKLDPNEYGDQTSSMTEEHLKPNMNGLTIKQALEENKLFILDHHDALMPYLKKINSTKSSRIYATRTVLLLKDDGTLKPLAIELSLPDKDSEVYTPSEDGVEGTIWQLAKAYAAVNDSGYHQLISHWLNTHAVIEPFIIATNRQLSVLHPIYKLLQPHFRDTMNINALARQILINAGGVLEMTVFPAKYAMEMSAVLYKNWVFTEQALPADLLKRGVAVEDPSQPHGLKLLIEDYPFAIDGLEIWSAIKTWVDDYCKIYYESDEMVQNDSELQSWWTELRTEGHGDKKDEPWWPQMKSRAELMDTCTIIIWVASALHAAVNFGQYPYAGYLPNRPTVSRRFMPKPGTPEYAELESNPEKAFLKTITSQLQTLLGVSLIEILSRHSTDEIYLGQSESPYWTADVSTLEAFERFGKRLVEIEGGIMERNNDECLKNRNGPVKVPYTLLYPNTSDYTREGGLTGKGIPNSISI, encoded by the exons ATGCAAACAGCTGTATATATTCATCTATATATAACCTTTACCAATAAACCTTCTCCTCTCAACTTAATTAACCAATACGTTCAGAATATTATCACAGACTACTTTCTGTCGTTATATTTTCTGAAGAAACAAGTTATGGGGGTGATGAACATGATGCCATGTGTGAAAAACACAAACAATAAGTCCGTACATGAATCGGAGATGTCGATGAAAAAGCCCATCAAAGGGACAGttgttttgatgaagaagaatgtCCTTGATGTCAAAGATTTTGGTGCATCGTTTTTTGATTGGGTTTATGAAACCATCTTCCACAAACGCGTGTCGATCCAACTTATAAGTTCAACTCATTGTGATCCAT CAAATGGGTCAAACGGGAAGATTGGAAAAGCAGCATTTATCGAAGATTGGACGACAAAGAAGACCGCGGTGGCAGCCGGAGAAGCATCTTTCTCGGTGACATTTGAATGGGATGAGTCTATGGGAGTTCCGGGTGCTTTCTTGATAAAGAACCACCACCGCCGTCAGTTTTACCTCAAGACTGTCGAACTAGAACATGTTCCGGGTCATGATGGGACAATCCATTTCGTTTGCAATTCATGGGTTTACCCGACCCATCGTTACAGCTACGACCGCGTCTTCTTCTCTAACCAG GCATATTTACCTTCTTTCACACCCGAACCATTACTTCACTACAGAAAACAAGAGCTCATCAACCTTAGGGGAACTGGGTCAGGAATGCTTAAGGAATGGGACCGGGTTTACGACTATGCATACTATAACGATTTGGGTGCACCTGATAAGGGACCAGACTATGTGCGACCTGTTCTTGGTGGATCTCAAGAGTATCCATATCCACGAAGAGGAAGAACGGGTCGTGAGCCAACTAAAACGGATCCAAATAGTGAAAAGAGACTGTTTCTTCTAAGTTTGAACATTTATGTGCCGAGAGATGAACGGTTCAATCATATCAAGTTCTCAGATTTCTTAGGATATGCAGCCAAATCCATTGGCCAAGTGGTTCGACCGGAAGTTAAGGCCGTATTTGATAGAACTCCAAATGAGTTTGATTCATTTGATGATGTAATGAAGCTTTACAAAGGTTGGTTTAACCTCCCCAAACATACGGTAAAAAAGATACGAAAACACACAAATCTGGAACTTGTAAGAGAACTCTTGCGCAATGATGGCGAGAAGCCTTTTACATTCCCAATGCCCGACGTTATCAAAG AGAACGAGTTTGCTTGGCGAACAGATGAAGAGTTTGGAAGAGAAATGGTCGCGGGAGTAAATCCTGTGGTCATTCGTCGACTTGAA GAGTTCCCGCCAGCTAGCAAGCTCGATCCAAATGAATATGGAGACCAGACAAGCTCTATGACTGAGGAACATCTTAAACCAAACATGAACGGTTTAACAATAAAACAA GCATTGGAAGAAAATAAGTTGTTCATCTTGGATCATCATGATGCATTAATGCCatatctaaaaaaaatcaactcTACAAAATCATCGAGAATCTATGCAACCCGAACAGTACTCTTGCTTAAAGATGATGGCACACTGAAACCGCTTGCGATTGAGTTAAGCTTACCTGATAAAGACAGTGAGGTTTACACTCCTTCTGAAGATGGTGTTGAAGGCACCATATGGCAGTTGGCCAAGGCGTATGCAGCGGTCAATGAttccggatatcatcaacttATTAGCCACTG GTTGAACACTCATGCAGTAATAGAGCCATTTATAATCGCTACTAATCGACAGTTAAGCGTGCTTCATCCGATTTATAAGCTCCTGCAACCACATTTTCGCGATACCATGAACATTAATGCATTAGCTCGACAAATACTCATCAATGCTGGCGGTGTCCTTGAAATGACCGTATTTCCAGCTAAATACGCCATGGAAATGTCAGCTGTTCTTTATAAAAATTGGGTTTTCACCGAACAGGCGCTACCAGCTGATCTACTTAAGAG AGGTGTAGCGGTCGAGGATCCAAGCCAGCCCCACGGACTTAAACTGCTCATAGAAGATTACCCGTTCGCAATTGATGGACTTGAAATTTGGTCAGCAATCAAAACATGGGTTGATGACTACTGTAAGATATATTATGAATCAGACGAAATGGTTCAAAATGATTCTGAACTACAGTCATGGTGGACCGAGTTGAGAACTGAGGGCCATGGTGACAAGAAAGACGAGCCATGGTGGCCTCAGATGAAGTCACGGGCCGAGCTAATGGACACATGCACCATCATCATATGGGTGGCCTCAGCTCTCCACGCAGCGGTTAATTTTGGGCAATATCCTTACGCGGGTTACCTCCCCAACCGCCCTACAGTTAGCCGTAGGTTCATGCCAAAGCCAGGTACACCGGAGTATGCTGAGCTAGAGTCAAACCCCGAAAAGGCATTTCTAAAAACCATAACAAGCCAACTCCAAACTTTGCTAGGAGTGTCATTGATCGAGATTTTATCAAGGCATTCGACGGATGAGATTTATCTCGGTCAAAGCGAGTCTCCATATTGGACGGCTGATGTGAGCACATTAGAAGCTTTTGAGAGATTTGGGAAGAGATTGGTGGAAATAGAAGGGGGGATTATGGAAAGGAACAACGATGAATGCTTGAAGAATAGAAATGGACCCGTCAAGGTTCCGTACACCTTGCTTTATCCTAACACTTCAGATTATACTCGTGAGGGTGGACTTACTGGCAAGGGCATTCCTAATAGCATATCAATATGA